Part of the Salmo trutta chromosome 5, fSalTru1.1, whole genome shotgun sequence genome is shown below.
gtaggtctacaatcttgtccctgacatccttggagagctctttggtcttggccatggtggagagtttagaatctgattgattgattgcttctgtggacatgtcttttttacaggtaacaagctacggttaggagcactccctttaagagtgtgcgccCAATCTCAgatcgttacctgtataaaagacacctgggagccagaaatctttctgattgagacggggtcaaatacttatttccctcattaaaatgcaaatcaatttataacatttttgacatgcgtttttctggatatttttgttgttattctgtctctcactgttccaaTAAGcctgccattaaaattatagactgatcctttctttatcaaccggcaaacatacaaaatcagcaggggatcaaatacttttttcccccactgtatgcctATTTGAGATGTTACAGTGTAGTTTTGAAGGTGATATGAAAACATTCAAGACCATAATGACATATCTGACCACTACACTAGAGTGAAAGACACACAATGAAGCAGAAGCAATGAAGCAAAAAAAGTTTTTGACACAACTCTTACTCTCATGCATGTGGCCCCAGCCAGTAATCTGACAGCAGTATTGGTCCGGGAAGGTCATGTCTTTATCGGGCAGGCAGATTGGCCGTATAAACGGGCTCTTTTTCACACAGCGGCCATCTTGTTTTTTCAGTTTCACAAGAACTGTTGGAATAGAAACATTCTCATCATAACACAGGAAAATGTGACAAAGAGTCAACAGCAGTTGTTATTTACTGAACCTGTATTTAACCTTTAAGTAGGTAAATTAAGAACCATTTTTCATTTCCAATGATTACGCCCTTGATCGGGTGAAACATCCAAATAAGTTACAGAACGCTGTATGATGTACTGTCATCGTTATTGAAATGTTGAATCATGAAATCACAGAACGATTGCTACACTATTGAATAATGTCTGTTTTGCTTTCAgaaaagagaagaaaaagagagaagtgTGAGTCCCCTCGGAATGGATGCAGATGCCCAGAGACTGTCACACTcaaatgtgtgtgtcagtgtgtgtgtgtgttcacattgGAGCCAGCTGTTCCAAGATGCACAGCTGTGAGTGCAGACAGAGTGTGTTCTGCAGACAGGCAGACTGGCATGTCTGAGTGTTTATGTTAGTCTGTGTGTGGGCGAGTGTGGTACTTTTAGGATgatgtgtgtgagtcagtgtaCGAGCGTGTGCTACAATGTCAACTTTGTGTGAGTGTTTGAGTGTTTGCTAATAGTCAGTGTGAGTGAATAGGAACGTGAAATAATATATTTACCAATGTCATGGAGAGTTGGATTGAAAACAGAGAAACGCTCTGGAAAGACGTACTTCTCCACTCCAAAGGTTTTGGTGTCGGGAGTCGTAACGTTGAACTTATGCTGACCCAGAATCACACGAATCTTTGACACAAGGGGACTGAGGACAGACACATCATTCTCTGTCATTAGTAGCACATTGTAGGATAATTATGTCACGTGAATTAAACTGAATACAATGACACTTATTTTGTATGATATTAATACCCTTGGGGCTTTATGTATCAGGTATCTCAAAATAAGAGTACTGATCTAGGGCCAGGTTCCCCCCCTGTCCATGTCATTTCTGTCATTGTAATCTAAAAGGTGAAACTGATCCTAAGAACTCCTACAgagatgcttgatacatacaGTGCCTGAACTGAAAAGTTTAAACCTAAAGACCCAAGACCATAGTAACCACGAAAACCCTCCCCTATTGGCCTACAAAGGGcatttgaaaactaaatgttttaaGCTTTTCCTCAAACTGAATATTTGCATCTAAATATAGTGTGTTCATAAAACGGGAAATGTTGAGGTCAAAGTCCAGAATGTAAATCATCTCTGTACTGACCACTAGTGTCTGTGATGTGCTGTGCCAAAATGTGAGTTTAAAGGTTGAATGTGAAAGTAATCACACTAAATACCCTACTCTCCACTGCCTTACGTACCTGTGCAACTACTGGGCAGCCACCCCATGCTAACTCATAAGATATTAATCattctttatttaacaaggccTAAATGTAGGGGCCTCCCGAATgacgcagcggtctgaggcagtgcatcgcatggctctcgaccttcgcctctcccgactCGGTACGGGAGAGGcaaagttgcagcgatgggacaagactgtaactaccaattggaaatcACGAAAAAGGTGTAAAAAGTACCCAAAAAATAATAAaccatttattattatttttttattacaagGCCTATATATGTGTATGGTCCCTCAAGGAACATAGGACTAACTCATAGTTCCATACCACACAAACAGGTGACAAAATAATAAACGCAAATGCCAATGTAGTGTACAACTGCCTACTCTATATGCTCTATTTCTACGGTCAAATAGGCTCAATGTTGCATAACACAAACAGGTGAAAaaaatgaatgcatacatttcatacatttcttttctgtactggtcccccgaaggaatcgaacccacaacccaggcattgcaaacaccatgctctaccaactgagccacagttggtATTATGTGGATTACAGTTCATGGACATTTTATGTAGGGattgaccaaaggtatgtggacacctgctcattccaagatcatgggcattaatatggagtttgtcccccttttgcagctataacagcctccactcttctgggaaggctttccactagatgttggaacattgctgcggggacttccattcagtcacaataGCATTAGTGAGGTATGGCACTGATGTTGAGTGATTAGGCATGGCTCGCAGCCTGcgatccaattcatcccaaaggtgatcgatggggttgagatcagggctctgtgcaggccagtcaagttcttccacaccgatcttgacaaaccatttctgtatggacctcgttttgtgcacggggccattgttatgctgaaacaggaaagggccttccacaaactgtaTCCACAAAGTTGAAGTCATAGAGTtgtatagaatgtcattgtatgcagtgttaagatttcccttcattggaactaaggggcctagcccaaaccatgaaaaacagccccagaccattattcctcctccatcaaactttacagttggcacaatgcattcgggcaggtagcgttctcctgacatctgtcaatgtttgtctatggagattgcatggctgtgtgctcgattttatacacctgtcagcaacgggtgtggtggAAATAGCAGAATagactaatttgaaggggtgttcacaaaCTATTGTATATATAGTGCACATTTTTCGTAAGTGGAATATACAAACTTCAGAAGTCTTTTCAAACCTCAAATAAACTACAAGTTTTAAACGACCTGCATTGCagaaaagttatcctgcaacagagTGATAAAATTAAGATCCTTCACCTGTAGTGTCTATATCCTGTATTTCTACGGTACCTGCGGAAGAAGCAGTGGGCAGCAGAGACCACCCAGCAGGACGAGACCAGGGTACCCGCACAGAAGACGTCATCTCCTATGTAGAGGGCTGCCATCCAGGGATGGGTACCGGGCAGGGCAGAGCTGCCACCCAGGATACGACCCCTGGCCACCGGTATCCTCTTATTGTTCCTCTTTCCGCACACAGGCTTCTTGTCTGGCTTGGTGTGGTTGATTTGGTTGGTATCAGGAAGGACTTTAGGTGGCGATGGCAGCTGTGGCAATGGTACTACTCTCCGCAAAGAAGCTGTGTAAACGAATATGGAAGCAGACTTAAGTTTACAAAGGCTTCCTTACTAATCAGTTCAAATCAGTTCACATTTACTGAAGAGCATTGACTTCATTGTCAACGTGATAATAAGCTGGTACTACTAAACTACTACTGCTGgtagtctactactactactgctactactaataataatccTACTGACACTTCTACTAGTAGtgctactacagctactactagtgctactactactactactgctactactgctactactactgctgctaatactaataataataatcctaCTGACACTTCTACTATTAGTGCTACTActgctacgactactactactactagtgctactactactacgactactactactagtagtgctactactactactagtgctactactactactagtactactacaactacttctagtgctactactactactacctaccaGCATGCTCCCACAATTGGAGTAACTGGGCTAAACACAGTTAATTGCTACATCCAAGGCTGCCTCTTCTTATCATTTTGGACGTTACCAATGACTAATTTTCCCCTGAAAAGAGAATCAACAAATAGATCTGTTTTATTGAAAGTACTAAAAAGAATAACGCATTGTCAGAAGTTCCGAATTGCATACAATTTGCCACCCAACAATTAACATTAACAAAAGTGTTGAAATCGCGGTTGGCCGAAAGAATGTGCTTTCGGTGCATACTCATGGCATCATGACGTCGATATAGCAGAGCCAAGTTGTCCCAGTCACTACAGAAGCATTTGGCAACACTTGACATGTTGATTCTGAGTGACTCGTACATCCTCTCATCTAACCTATACTCCTTAAACAGTACATGTATTACATTACATATTACATTATTAGTACTACAGGTGTCAAGATACTATTCTGTCTTTCTATTGAGACAGTACCTATGTAAAGTTAACATTCTCTTCTGGCACGGGGGAAGGTAAGTGCAGTACAATTCCAAGAAGCTTCTTTTTAATCACTAACGcagacatttttttattaaaaaaaaagtgCTGAGTTTTAATTAAGTTTGCAGAGTGCTTTGAATGTTACGGAGGCGTAGTGTCATGGGTTGTCATAGTTCTGTGAAAGCGGAGAACAACATTGTTGGAGGGAATATAAAGAGAGAGGATGTTCTATTCCACTTAAATGAAAAGCAGCTgctggtgggattcaaaatgctGTCAAACTCTTCATCGCTCATAATAATACAGTAAAGGTTTTAAGGGAGAAGAAATTGAAGACTGCCAAATGCATATTTCACCGGTGATTAAAGACAAAGCCCCTCACGGATCAGCGAGACTCGTCGAGCTCTATAATTTGAAGCAGGTTCATTAGAGACATTTAACTCAacactattttttttaaagtaagctTTATCCACAAAGGTATAATCAATCGATCCTTTAAATGAAGTCCTATAACAAGGTTATTCATTGTGATGTGACAAGACCAGAGTTATTTTTTCAAGATTTGGACACGCGGCTCACACCTGAAAATATTTGATGAAGTGGCTTGCGGCTCTTTTCACGCTGGGAAGAACTAAGCCTCCAGCATAGCAACTAAAAAACCCGCTGCTTTTGCGATGCCCCATTCTAGCACTTACAGGGCCATAGCTACATATGAGGACACCATTTTTcaaggaactcagtcggggtctcaatttactgttgagaaTTAGATTAGTAGAATACaaaaggtgcaatttcaaaatttggtagtgcatcaggagttttcctcttgttatgtcactCACTGAcaatcactcaattagcccatgtcagtaaaacatttttagattggtaaattagtctagccagctatttaaacttgtagtaatcatggccgaattacCGACTGAACACGCAGGcacatgcccaggggccctgacctccagggggcctgcattgattttgttagtcactctccttcaaatatcatattaacatgacataaatcatggcaaaatgtgtagaattgcagaaatgTTGCTATAGCACAGCAATAAAAAAAAAGTTCTGTAAAGCAAACTTATTTGTTAAACATTTGCTAATAAAAATGCTTTTTCTGCTGACAGATCCATCTGTACGTATTAAATGATCGTTTTGAAATCTCAGTGCTGAGTTAATGTGAGTTAACGTGTagcggctaactgtatagctaataggctatgaccgctatgtgtttgtagatcgACTGAGATTAATGAAGCTACAGCAGCCAATGTGATAATGGCTGGGGTCATTTTTttggtttttgttgttgtccaaATAACTTGGACGTCATTAAAATTCAGACCCTGGCTACAGCCCTGAGCACTTATGCTACTCACATAAACTTATGACACAAGGCGGAATGTCATAGTTCTCCCAGGAGATGGCTCCATCACTGAGAGTGTAGCACCACGGCATCTTGTCCCTATCTGGGTTTCTGGACACAGTTGACATTTTACACTACTGTTATGACACTTAACAGTATCTTGGCCTGGACTCCCAAAGAGCAAGCAGAAGCACAGTGCCAAGGAAAAATTCCCAAGAAGGAAGAAACCTCAAGAGGAATCAGAGTCAGAGGGGAGGCCGATCCTTTTCTGTCTGTACCGGGTAGAATTACCATATCAGCATCAAGGCCAGACAAAGGGGAAGGTGAATGACCATATCACCAAGGCCAGACAAAGAGGAAGGTGAATGACCATATCACCAAGGCCAGACAAAGGGGAAGGTGAATGACCATATCAGCATCAAGGCCAGACACACAAGGGAAGGTGAATGACCATATCACCAAGGCCAGACAAAGAGGAAGGTGAATGTACATATCACCAAGGCCAGACAAAGAGGAAGGTGAATGTACATATCACCAAGGCCAGACAAAGGGGAAGGTGAATGACCATATTACCATCAAGGCCAGACAGACTGAGGGAGGTATATGATAGTGGTGAGgtagttgtcacgccctgaccttagagagccgttttatttctctatttggttaggtcagggtgtgatgtggggtgggcattctatgttgtctatttctttgttttggccgagtatggttcccaatcagaggcagctgtctatcgttgtctctgattgggaatcatacttaggcagccttttcccacctgtgttttgtggttagtaattttctgtttagtatctgttacctgacagaactgttcacTTTTCGTTTTGTTACTTTGTTCGAGTGTTTCGTTGATCaataaaaatcatgaacactttccacgctgcgctttggtctcattcTAACGACAAGCGTTACAATAGTGCTGGCATGACAGGCATGAAGCAGAGACTTCAGCTTCTGTTTTGGGTTGCCAGATTGGTTGTCAATAAAGAcgtagaaataaagaaagaaagacaacCTAATGCTGGACACACACCTGCAGTAGGAGATTTCTCCCAAGCCCCTGAGGGGGACGCTCTCCACGGCAGAAAGCGGGCACCAGAGACAGTGGTGCCCACCACACCACGGTAGTCTGTGCCCTTGTTGTCATAGCACTCCACCTCCGGAGCTGAACAACAAGAGATGTGGGGGATGAGACAGTATACCATGTATATCACAGTTTCCTGTGTTTAAGTGTTATGAGAGTGTGTGCGTGTCTATCTGTTTACCTTATTTATATTGGACTATCTAAATGTTTGTAGTCACAGAGTAGAATAAACATCATAAAATGTCTTCTCTATCCCAGTGTATGACCTCTGGCTAAGACCAGTAAAGCTAAACTAAAGCTATGCTAAGCTAGGCTAACCTAGCAATGTAAATCGAACAGTGACTGTGTTAGCATGTAGCGGTTGTACTCACCAGTGCTACAGTAGGGTCCACTGTAGCCAGGCCTGCAGGCACACACCTCCTCCCTGGTGGCTGTGATGAGTCGGCATGTACCATCGTTCTCACAGGGGTTCTCACTGCAGACTGAGGACAGTTACAAACTTCATCAGGTATAATACATTATGACAAATCACAGCACTGGGATCAGTTCCAACCACCCTTATCCTGCCTCCCGCCACTGCATGATAAACACAGGAGCTGGTCTTGTATCAGTGCTTTAAGGTGGCATCTTTGATCAAAACACACATGAAGCATTAGACTACCTACGTTCGAGCACTTATGGTTCATGGTTGCAAAAGTAGAATGGGAGAAAGGCATTCACAAACACAGACACCGGTGAACAGTAGTTGTCTGATTTGACATGTTGTTCTTGGAGTGGCCATGtgggggcagtatgtgtgggaaTAGCTTACATAACAGGCTGGGATGGTGGTGTGCACGAAATGGTAGCGCTAAATAAAATTTGTTTGCAGAACCTCATAAAAATCCTAATACCATGACAAAATAAAATAGGTTTGGTCCAAGGTGCTCTCTAAAGTGTCTTTTCAACACCCATCAAACGTCACCGTAGAGACGAAAGCACCTTTATCTTTTGGCTGAGAGGTTTCTCTCACGCGTTCTGAGGGATCTCAAAGGCGAGTGGGAGCTCAGAGGGTTTCTCAAGGCCTGGTAGGCTCGCCCGAACCACCCCCAACTATTAAGACATTGAGAATACAGTGAGATGCCTGGCAACACAGCCGAGGCTAAAGATCTGATCATCCAAAAGGCATGGGAGATTGAGGAATGTCGGGATGGGAAGATTTTCAACTAGAGAAGCCCTCATACTCCAAATGTTTTAGGggaccctcaacacagggacccATTTCCAAGCCAAGAGACAGCACCTCATCAAGTCTAAGGTTCCACTCtcattttcaacaacaacaaaaaagcacaGAGTGGCTAAATTAACAAAGGATCTAAGTAAGAATGTCTTTTACCAGTATAGCGGACTCTCTCACAGGAGATCTCCCCGTCCACACATGTGCACCGTTCCACGTTACGGAGGTAGATCCTTCCCCATGATTTTCCAACGTCGTAATATCTCAGGTGTATGGTTTCATAGCACTTCCCTGACAAAGGGGAGAATAGAGAGATCAAAGGTAGCTGGGTGAAACGTGAGAAGAGGAGGAAGTGAACAGGTCAATGAGGAGTTAGGGGGGCATGTTTTGTGGTAAGTGTTGGGCATTGTAAAGCGCAAGATAAGGGTTAATGCACTGAAGGTGCTTCTCAAAAGGGAAGACAGTTTCTCTACCATCCCCACACTCTGTCATACTGCGCTGAGAAATAAAACCCCATTGACAATTGACACTAACCGAAAATGTAGAATTGGTTTAGTTTAATTGAAACTGCTTTGAAACACAAGTCCATATAGAAAGTATGATGCTGAAAGTTACTCACTCTGATCACAGTGCCTCCCAGTGAAGCTCTCTGGACAGGAGCACTCGAAGGAGCGTCTGTGGGGGACCAGAGTGCAGATGCCGCCATTTTTACATGGATTCACCTGACAAGGGTCTGTGAATCTGCGTGATGAGTGGACGAACACTAAAACACAACAACTGAGAACATTAGTGAAAACATTAGAAAGAAACAGCATGCTACCTCAGTAACATAAGAATAAAGTATTTGCCAACTTTGGTGTGTTTAATTTGAACACTGTTTGAAAAGGAGAAGTAGTAGATGAACGCAATGGAGGAAAATGAGGAAACCACGTTTCCATCTGCAGTTTTTATGCGGGTAAAGTCAAatcgtattttttttaaatggtggtGTCATTTTATAAATGGCAACAGATAATTTgctcgttcgacatggtgggatctttttgtgtctcgGTAAAATTGATAATGCGGGAAATGGCGGTGCAaatgcctttatgcgcaaataatgatataataaccatcatataaatttgtcacgcgatgatatggtgtgtggtcctcccatttTGACTgtggaaaccatgcagtttattaaacTACAGttgaaataaattatgatgaacttcacagggtggtgaaagtgcacagtgatgagtatttattttgtataatttttttatatattgaatattaaaacatacaatctacttgcagtgaagcTGCTCAACATCTACACCACATTCAGTAATCTAAGCGGCCCACCGCAGCAAACAAGGTCAACACCCTTCTCGATCGCACGTCAACAGATCTCCCGCAAGGTCAAAAAGGCGGGGACTCGAACCAGCGACCTATTATCCACCGGCCCTagctcccaaccgccaggccaccagccctttaaaatcccccccacagttcccccgagagctgcccctcaaccatccggGGGGGTCATATTCtgatgacatgatgatcgatgcttgactgctgttttgacaaataaaattatccataataatctcatcatgtagactagactgtatctgtgagctgttggctagaccGCAAGTGCGAAAACCAGAGTagacacatttgctatttaactaTCGGTAGAgatgaaaatgcgatggaaacacattgaactttataTTTTTATTCGGCACATGAAAACTTAAGTGAAAAAGTACattgtgtgcactacgtcatcccTCACTGattttttatccgcaacaagtccgtTTGGTGTAAACATACCACTGGTGGGAACACGGATTCTAGAATATTCGCATGGAAATCTGTcgacaattggatggaaacctagctagtgattCAAAAATATTATGTTTATGCATGCCACTACTGTAAATAGCAGGAAATGTATCTTTAAGATCGTATagatacacagagacaacatAGACTTTGTAGACCATGAAGTCTTGTCCACAGATTCCACAAGAATGACCTCTCACCAATGGGTTGGGTGTTCCCAGGTGCACAGTATCCCCAGAGAAAGTCCCGATCAAAGTTGTGCGTCAGAGAACACCTATGATGCGGAAATAAAAACATTCCTGTAGCGCACAAGCAACAGTTTCAACCTGGCCATTGAGATCAAGGAGTCAGATAGCAAATCAACAGCACATTGAACACGATCAGTCACCTGACTAAGAACCATAAGGATCCTCCTCGAAAACCTGTATATCTCCAGTAAGTACAAGAAGTGGGTTTGAAACTGATATAAAATGTATTAACTGTCTTTCATAATAGTTGAGGAGCACTGCACTTTAATCCTTTTGGGACCAAAGCTATATTAGCAAAATGGGTTAGAGGTTTTATTGATTCCCCCACCCATCAATCCACACCCGCTAACTGCAGTAACTACACCCAATACACCAAACCAAAAGACTTGGGTTTCAAAATCCCTTGAGAAACTAATGGAGAAACATTGAGATCAAAGTGACTCTCAAGCTAGGATCCCAGTGGCTGAGTAAAtaagcggacacacacacacttacatacacacacctacacaaccacgcatacatacacacacacacaccctcgaaATCCCTCAGAGTTTAAGATGAGCCAGCACTGGGCACTTGCTGTTACTTGAGGACTGAGTGGGAGAGGGCAAGACCATGATTCATATTGAATTACATCCTAGTTGTTCATACTTGCAGACGCCCACCAGCCCTGTCATAGCCTGAGTGGATTTACTCTGCAGCTGCAGCGCAGTCACACAGATGACTTTATCATAGCACTCCCTATCCAACAGCTCTGTGGTTATGAGACACAGATCTGTGGTCTAGTTGTTTTCACAAAACAAGAGTTTAAT
Proteins encoded:
- the LOC115194196 gene encoding LOW QUALITY PROTEIN: hepatocyte growth factor activator-like (The sequence of the model RefSeq protein was modified relative to this genomic sequence to represent the inferred CDS: inserted 1 base in 1 codon), encoding MMLYFVLLFLPYVLSARTRMVLPRYETFSTRNVNRDSHKVLTVEGKECKFPFRHGGSIHHHCITISFSSSWCSLTHNFDRDFLWGYCAPGNTQPIVFVHSSRRFTDPCQVNPCKNGGICTLVPHRRSFECSCPESFTGRHCDQRKCYETIHLRYYDVGKSWGRIYLRNVERCTCVDGEISCERVRYTVCSENPCENDGTCRLITATREEVCACRPGYSGPYCSTAPEVECYDNKGTDYRGVVGTTVSGARFLPWRASXLRGLGEISYCRNPDRDKMPWCYTLSDGAISWENYDIPPCVISLSSLRRVVPLPQLPSPPKVLPDTNQINHTKPDKKPVCGKRNNKRIPVARGRILGGSSALPGTHPWMAALYIGDDVFCAGTLVSSCWVVSAAHCFFRSPLVSKIRVILGQHKFNVTTPDTKTFGVEKYVFPERFSVFNPTLHDIVLVKLKKQDGRCVKKSPFIRPICLPDKDMTFPDQYCCQITGWGHMHEKANKYTNLQEAGVRIVPFERCILPEVYGNHVTSNMVCAGTNRCVDACQGDSGGPLACVKDDVSFLYGIISWGDGCGKTGKPGVYTKVVNYVNWINTIIKRKPKSK